In a single window of the Microcoleus sp. FACHB-831 genome:
- a CDS encoding DNA polymerase III subunit gamma/tau encodes MTYEPLHHKYRPQTFADLVGQEAIATTLTNAIRQEKIAPAYLFTGSRGTGKTSSARILAKSLNCLKTNKPVPDPCGICDVCKGITKGSTLDVIEIDAASNTGVDNIREIIEKAQFSPVQCRYKVYVIDEVHMLSNAAFNALLKTLEEPPNRVVFVLATTDPQRVLPTIISRCQRFDFRRIPLDEMVKHLRKIAEIENINITGEAITLVGQFSQGGLRDAESLLDQLSLLAGEVTVERVWDLVGAVPERDLMELLRAIASRNTEGVLEKARNLMDRGREPLIVLQNFAGFYRDLLIAKTAPNRSDMVALTAPTWSALCEIAKDMEIAAILFWQKHLKDSEVQIKNTTQPRLWLEVTLLGLLSEVSSVQSEQFQSRSQSNPPQYRQEKRTPPVQEREVKQSPPVQEKPDASIPLQGKDSLSSQPKNSYQQTQPEETPNVSPTPVNSVQPEAIPAVSQSIDLQETWQQMLSHLQPMSTQQLLRQKGHLISFDGESALISISPIWRNQLQGKVANIEAAFQDALKCKVRVKLEGGMATTATAKQADVQRSPSTPAATKPAETSTPAAVPPLSKPAEPSVAASVPKVAETSKKELQPYVAKENNFKEEEVAIAAQRLAKAFDGTVLMQLEPPMIASNTQMSEQISVLAPELEPQPEEEQDDDEDVPF; translated from the coding sequence GTGACTTACGAACCCCTGCATCACAAGTATCGCCCACAGACATTTGCAGATCTGGTGGGACAAGAAGCGATCGCTACTACGCTCACCAATGCCATCCGCCAAGAAAAGATTGCTCCAGCTTATCTGTTCACTGGTTCTAGGGGTACGGGCAAAACTTCCAGTGCTAGAATTCTGGCTAAATCCCTAAACTGTCTTAAAACCAATAAACCTGTACCCGATCCCTGTGGCATTTGTGATGTTTGCAAGGGCATCACTAAAGGTTCAACCCTCGACGTTATTGAAATTGACGCTGCTAGCAATACTGGCGTTGATAATATTAGAGAAATAATCGAAAAGGCGCAATTTTCTCCAGTTCAATGTCGATATAAGGTTTATGTTATCGACGAAGTTCATATGCTATCGAACGCCGCCTTTAACGCCCTTTTAAAAACATTAGAAGAACCGCCAAATCGAGTAGTATTTGTCTTAGCTACAACCGACCCTCAAAGAGTATTACCAACAATCATCTCCCGCTGCCAAAGATTCGATTTTAGGCGCATCCCTCTAGACGAGATGGTGAAACACCTGCGGAAAATTGCGGAAATTGAAAATATCAATATTACAGGTGAAGCAATAACACTTGTAGGCCAATTTTCTCAGGGTGGATTGAGAGATGCAGAAAGTCTTTTGGATCAACTTAGTTTATTAGCTGGGGAAGTTACAGTAGAGCGGGTTTGGGATTTAGTCGGTGCGGTGCCAGAACGAGATTTGATGGAGTTGTTGAGAGCGATCGCATCCCGCAATACTGAAGGTGTTCTTGAAAAAGCTCGCAACTTGATGGACAGAGGCAGAGAACCTCTGATCGTACTGCAAAATTTCGCTGGTTTCTATCGAGATTTGCTAATAGCAAAAACTGCTCCTAACCGCAGCGATATGGTTGCCTTAACAGCACCAACGTGGAGCGCTTTGTGCGAAATTGCTAAAGATATGGAAATTGCCGCTATCTTGTTTTGGCAGAAACACCTTAAAGATAGTGAAGTTCAAATTAAAAATACGACTCAGCCGCGTTTGTGGTTAGAAGTAACGCTGTTAGGATTGTTGAGCGAAGTTTCTAGCGTTCAATCAGAACAGTTTCAATCTCGGAGCCAGAGTAATCCACCTCAATATCGTCAAGAGAAAAGAACTCCTCCGGTACAAGAGCGTGAGGTAAAACAGTCTCCCCCTGTACAAGAAAAACCCGATGCATCAATTCCTCTACAAGGCAAAGACTCTCTCTCTTCGCAACCTAAAAACTCATATCAGCAGACGCAGCCAGAGGAGACACCAAATGTGTCGCCAACTCCCGTTAACAGCGTACAGCCAGAAGCTATACCCGCTGTAAGTCAGTCAATTGACTTACAAGAAACTTGGCAGCAGATGCTTTCCCATCTTCAGCCTATGTCCACGCAGCAGTTGCTACGTCAAAAAGGTCATCTGATAAGTTTTGATGGTGAAAGCGCTCTTATTAGCATTTCACCGATATGGAGGAATCAACTCCAGGGAAAAGTAGCTAATATCGAAGCAGCTTTTCAAGATGCTCTTAAATGCAAGGTAAGGGTTAAGTTGGAAGGGGGAATGGCAACGACGGCGACGGCAAAACAGGCTGATGTACAGCGATCGCCCTCTACACCTGCTGCTACTAAACCTGCGGAAACATCGACTCCCGCAGCAGTACCACCTTTGTCTAAGCCTGCTGAGCCATCTGTTGCAGCGTCAGTTCCTAAAGTTGCCGAAACTTCTAAGAAAGAATTACAGCCCTATGTAGCTAAAGAGAATAATTTTAAAGAAGAAGAAGTAGCGATCGCTGCTCAACGTCTCGCTAAGGCTTTCGATGGGACGGTGCTAATGCAGCTAGAACCGCCAATGATAGCCAGTAATACTCAAATGTCGGAACAGATTAGTGTTCTTGCCCCTGAACTGGAACCGCAGCCTGAAGAGGAGCAAGATGATGATGAGGATGTACCGTTTTGA